Proteins encoded in a region of the Manis javanica isolate MJ-LG chromosome 15, MJ_LKY, whole genome shotgun sequence genome:
- the VPREB3 gene encoding pre-B lymphocyte protein 3, protein MPCCGPAASSAPCALKHLEPAQQNTEQLPPASLRLAMACWHLALFLTGVLLAVFQPVLAQPDALLIFPGQVAQLSCILSPRHATIGEHGVSWYQQRAGSAPRYLLYFRSEEDYHRSPDIPDRFSAATDIAHNACILTISPVQPEDDADYYCSVGYLS, encoded by the exons ATGCCCTGTTGTGGTCCAGCAGCCTCTTCTGCCCCATGTGCCCTGAAGCACCTGGAGCCTGCCCAACAGAACACAGAACAACTCCCGCCTGCCTCCCTGCGTCTGGCCATGGCCTGCTGGCATCTGGCCCTCTTTCTTACTGGGGTCCTTCTGGCAG TTTTCCAGCCAGTCCTGGCCCAGCCTGATGCACTGCTGATCTTCCCAGGCCAAGTGGCCCAGCTCTCCTGCATACTTAGCCCCCGCCATGCCACCATCGGGGAGCATGGTGTGTCTTGGTACCAGCAGCGGGCAGGCAGTGCCCCCCGCTACCTCCTTTACTTCCGCTCAGAGGAGGACTACCACCGGTCCCCTGACATCCCTGACCGCTTCTCAGCAGCCACAGACATAGCCCACAATGCCTGCATCCTGACCATCAGCCCCGTGCAGCCTGAGGACGACGCGGATTATTACTGCTCTGTGGGCTACCTGTCCTAG
- the ZNF70 gene encoding zinc finger protein 70, whose product MEVPPATKLGETFIFQDRLEMQEELFPEEDLGDPFLQERGLEQMAVIYKEIPLGEQDEEHDDYEGNFSLCSSPVQHQSGPSVNIPQDDEIFAPAFLQKSDLSMCQIIHGGEEPSKHDCGKVGREDLVPKESHRTAQPAKPYACRECGKAFSQSSHLLRHLVIHTGEKPYECCECGKAFSQSSHLLRHQIIHTGEKPYECRECGKAFRQSSALTQHQKTHTGKRPYECRECGKDFSRSSSLRKHERIHTGEKPYQCKECGKSFNQSSGLSQHRKIHTLKKPHECDLCGKAFCHRSHLIRHQRIHTGKKPYKCEECGKAFSQSSNLIEHRKTHTGEKPYKCHKCGKAFSQSSSLIEHQRIHTGEKPYECGQCGKAFCHSSALIQHQRIHTGKKPYACNECGKAFRQRSALIEHYKTHTREKPYECNKCGKSFRGSSHLIRHQKIHAGEKL is encoded by the coding sequence ATGGAGGTACCCCCAGCAACCAAGCTTGGTGAGACTTTTATATTTCAGGATAGGTTAGAGATGCAGGAAGAacttttcccagaggaggacCTGGGGGACCCTTTTCTTCAAGAAAGAGGTTTAGAACAAATGGCTGTTATCTACAAGGAGATTCCTCTTGGGGAACAAGACGAGGAGCATGATGATTATGAGGGGAATTTCAGTCTGTGTTCAAGCCCTGTTCAGCATCAGAGTGGCCCCTCAGTGAACATACCCCAGGATGATGAAATATTTGCCCCAGCCTTCCTCCAGAAATCAGACCTTAGCATGTGTCAGATAATCCACGGTGGAGAAGAACCCAGCAAACATGATTGTGGGAAAGTGGGCAGGGAGGACTTGGTCCCTAAGGAATCTCACAGGACTGCGCAACCAGCAAAGCCCTATGCATGTCgggaatgtgggaaggccttcagcCAGAGCTCACACCTTCTCAGGCACCTGGTAATCCACACGGGGGAGAAGCCCTATGAGTGCTGTGAGTGTGGGAAGGCTTTCAGCCAGAGCTCACACCTTCTCAGACACCAGATAATCCATACCGGGGAGAAGCCCTACGAATGCcgggaatgtgggaaagcctttcgCCAGAGCTCAGCCCTTACGCAACATCAGAAAACCCACACTGGGAAGAGACCCTATGAGTGTAGAGAATGTGGAAAAGATTTCAGTCGGAGCTCAAGTCTCAGAAAACATGAGagaattcacactggagagaaaccttatcagtgtaaggaatgtgggaaatcCTTCAACCAGAGTTCAGGCCTGAGCCAGCATCGGAAAATCCACACTCTAAAGAAACCCCATGAATGTGACCTCTGCGGGAAAGCCTTCTGTCACAGGTCCCACCTCATCCGGCACCAGAGGATACACACAGGGAAGAAACCATACAAATGTGAAgagtgtgggaaggccttcagcCAGAGCTCCAACCTGATTGAACATCGTAAAACTCACACTGGTGAGAAACCCTACAAATGCCATaagtgtgggaaagccttcagccAGAGCTCCTCCCTTATCGAGCACCAGCGGATCCACACGGGGGAGAAGCCCTATGAGTGTGGCCAGTGTGGGAAGGCCTTCTGCCACAGCTCTGCACTGATTCAGCACCAGAGAATACACACTGGGAAGAAACCCTATGCGTGCAATGAGTGTGGCAAAGCCTTCCGGCAAAGGTCTGCCCTCATTGAGCATTATAAAACCCACACCAGAGAGAAACCCTATGAGTGTAACAAATGTGGCAAGTCCTTCAGGGGGAGCTCGCACCTTATTCGACATCAGAAAATTCATGCTGGGGAGAAGCTCTAG